The Rhizobium sp. BG4 genomic sequence CTGAACCAGATCGAGTTCTTCTTCAAGATCATGCTGCCTTCGGCCGCCCCCTACATCTTCACCGGCCTGCGCATCGGCGTCGGTCTCTCGTGGCTGGCGATCGTCGCCGCCGAGATGCTGACCGGCGGTGTCGGTATCGGCTTCTTCATCTGGGATGCGTGGAACTCGTCGCGCCTGCCCGACATCATCGTCGCGCTCGCCTATATCGGCGTCGTCGGCTTCGCCCTCGACAAGCTCGTGGCGGCAGCCGGCCGGCTGATCACCCGCGGCGCTTCGGCAAATTGAGGAGATCAGAGATGACCGCTTATTTGAAGCTCGACCATATCGACAAGCATTTCGATCGCGGCGGCGTTCGTGCCGAAGTCCTCAAGGGCATCAACCTGACGATCGCCAAGGGCGAATTCGTCTCGATCATCGGCCATTCCGGCTGCGGCAAGTCCACGCTGCTCAACCTGATCGCCGGACTGACGCCGGTCTCCTCGGGCGCCGTCCTGCTGGAAAACCGCGAAGTGAACGCGCCGGGGCCGGAACGCGCCGTCGTCTTTCAGAACCATTCGCTGCTTCCCTGGCTCTCCGTCTACGAGAACGTCAACCTCGCCGTCTCCAAGGTCTTCGGCGGCAGCAAGACGAAGGCGGAGCGCCATGACTGGGTGATGGCCAATCTGGACCTCGTGCAGATGGCTCACGCGAAGGACAAGCGCCCCGCAGAGATTTCCGGCGGCATGAAGCAGCGCGTCGGCATCGCCCGGGCGCTTGCCATGGAACCAAAGATCCTGCTGCTCGACGAACCCTTCGGCGCGCTCGACGCGCTGACGCGTGCCCATCTACAGGATGCCGTCATGGAGATCCATGCCCGGCTCGGCAACACGATGGTGATGATCACCCACGATGTCGACGAAGCGGTGCTTCTCTCGGACCGGATCGTGATGATGACCAACGGCCCGGCGGCCAAGATCGGCGAAGTCCTCGACGTGCCGATCCCCCGCCCGCGCAACCGCATCGAGCTCGCCTCCGACCGAACCTACCTCAAATGCCGCGAGGCCGTGCTGAAGTTCCTCTACGAACGTCACCGCTTCGTCGAAGCTGCGGAGTAACACCATGACCGAGAAACTCGTCATCATCGGCAATGGCATGGCGCCGGGGCGCATGCTGGAGCATCTCTTCGAACAGGCGCCCGGCCGCTACGCCGTCACGATCTTCAACGCCGAACCGCGCGTGAATTACGACCGCATCATGCTCTCGCCGGTTCTCTCCGGCGAGAAGACCTACGAGCAGATCGTCATCCACGGCGACGGCTGGTACATCGACCACGGCATCACGCTCTACAAGGGCCACAAGATCGTCGCCATCGACCGTACTGTAAAGACCGTGACCTCGGATCATGGCGTCACCGAAAGCTATGACAAGCTCGTCATCGCCACCGGTTCCGTGCCCTTCATCATCCCGGTTCCCGGCAAGGACCTGCCGGGTGTCATCACCTATCGCGACCTCGACGACGTGCAGGCCATGCTGCTTGCCGCCCAGTCGCGTGAAAAGGCCGTGGTCATCGGCGGCGGTCTGCTCGGCCTCGAGGCGGCTGCCGGTCTTGCCCAGCGCGGCATGGACGTCACCGTTCTCCACGTCATGCCGACGCTGATGGAGCGCCAGCTCGATCCGGCTGCCGGCTACCTGCTGCAGAAGGCCGTGGAAGAACGCGGCATCAAGGTGATCTGCAAGGCCAATACCAAGGCGATCGTCGGCGACGGCAAGGTCGAGGGCATCGAGCTCGACAACGGTACGATCATTCCGGCAACGCTGGTGGTCATGGCGGTCGGCATCCGTCCGAACGTCAATCTCGCCAAGGATGCCGGCCTCGCGGTCAACCGCGGCATCGTCGTCGATGCCGGAATGCAGACCTCGGATGGCGATATCTACTCGGTCGGCGAATGCGCCGAAGTGGGCGGCATGGTCTATGGCCTGGTCGCGCCGCTCTACGAGATGGCGCGGGTCGCCGCCTCGCATCTGGCGGGCGACAGCAAGCCTGCCTTCGTCCATTCTGATACGCCGACCAAACTGAAGGTGACCGGCATCGAGCTCTTCTCGCTCGGCGACTTTGCCGATGGCGACGACCGCGAGGAAATCGTCCTGCGCGACGCGACCGCAGGGGTCTACAAGCGCCTCGTCATCAAGGAAAACCGGATCATCGGCACCGTGCTTTACGGCGAGACGGCCGACGGCGCCTGGTTCAACGACCTGAAGAAGAAGGCGACCGACATCTCGCAGATGCGCGATACGCTGATCTTCGGCCAGGCCTATCAAGGAGGGTCGCCGCTGGACCCTATGGCGGCCGTTGCAGCCTTGCCGGATGATGCGGAAATCTGCGGCTGCAACGGTGTCTGCAAGGGAAAGATCACATCGACGATCAGTGCCAAGGGACTGACCTCGCTGGATGATGTGCGCGCACACACGAAGGCGTCGGCCTCCTGCGGCTCCTGCACCGGCCTCGTCGAACAGCTGATGTCGCTGACGCTCGGCGATGCCTATAACCCAGCCGCCGTCACGCCGATGTGCACTTGCACGGAGCTCGGCCATGACGACGTGCGCCGCCTGATCAAGGCAAAGAAGCTGAAGACCATTCCTGCCGTCATGCAGGAGCTGGAATGGAAGACCTCCTGCGGCTGCGCCAAGTGCCGCCCCGCCTTGAACTACTATCTGGTCGCCGACTGGCCGGATGAATATGCCGACGACTACCAGTCGCGGTTCATCAACGAGCGTGTCCATGCCAACATCCAGAAGGACGGCACCTATTCGGTCGTGCCGCGCATGTGGGGCGGCGTGACGAATGCCAACGAGCTGCGCGCCATCGCCGATGTCATCGACAAATTCGAGATACCGATGGTCAAGGTCACCGGCGGCCAGCGCATCGATCTGCTCGGCATCGAGAAGGAAGACCTTCCGGCCGTCTGGGCCGATCTCGGCAAGGCCGGCTTCATCTCCGGCCAGGCCTATGCCAAGGGGCTGCGCACCGTGAAGACCTGCGTCGGCTCCGACTGGTGCCGCTTCGGCACGCAGGATTCGACCGGCCTCGGCATCCGCATCGAGAAATTCATGTGGGGCTCCTGGACGCCGGCAAAGCTGAAGCTGGCGGTTTCAGGGTGTCCGCGAAACTGCGCCGAGGCGACCTGCAAGGATATCGGCGTGATCTGCGTCGACAGCGGTTTCGAGATCCATTTCGCCGGTGCTGCCGGTCTCGACATCAAGGGCACCGAGGTGCTCGGCCTCGTCAAAACAGAGGACGAAGCGCTGGAGCATATCGTGGCGCTGACGCAGATGTATCGCGAGCAGGGCCGCTATCTCGAGCGCATCTACAAATGGGCCAAGCGCATCGGCCTCGACGAAATCCGCCGGCAGATCATGGAGGATACCGAGAAGCGCACCGGCTATTACGAGCGCTTCGTCTTCTCGCAGAAATTTGCCCAGGTCGATCCCTGGTCGGAGCGCGTCTCCGGCAAGGACAAGCACGAGTTCAAGCCGATGGCGACCGTCGGCTTCAGCGAAGCGGCGGAGTGAGGAGATGGACATGAACTGGATCTCGATCGGCGACATCTCCGACATTCCGCTGCGCGGCGCGCGCTGCGTGAAGACCCCGCAGGGAAAGATCGCCGTCTTCCGCACGGCCGAAAACGAGGTCTTCGCAATCGAAGACCACTGCCCGCACAAGGGCGGACCGCTCTCCCAGGGCATCGTTCACGGCAAGGCGGTCACCTGCCCGCTGCACAACTGGGTGATCTCGCTGGAAACCGGCAAGGCGCTTGGGGCCGATGACGGGGTGGTGCGGACAATCCCTGTCCGGAATGAGGATGGGGCACTGTTTATTGCGTTCGAAAGTTTGATGATGGCGGCGGAGTGATCAGACGAATGCGTTCGGAGCTACCCCCCTCTGCCTTGCCAGGCATCTCCCCCACAAGGAGGGAGATTGGCTGGGCTCACCCGCTCGCCTCAACCTTCATTGTTTGGGGAGATGCATGCCACGTGTCGATCTCCCCCTTGTGGGGGAGATGTCCGGCAGGACAGAGGGGGTAGCCACACACTCGGCGACCTGAGGGCCAACCCCCATGCCCACTGAAACCAAAACCACCTGCCCTTATTGCGGCGTCGGCTGCGGCGTCATCGCCAAGGTCGACGACACCGGATCGGTCTCCGTCAGGGGCGACCCCGATCATCCCGCCAATTTCGGCCGCCTCTGTTCCAAGGGCTCGGCGCTCGCCGAGACCATCGATCTCGACGGCCGCCTACTCCATCCTGAAGTCAACGGCGCGCGGACCAGCTGGAACACCGCGCTCGACCTCGTCGCGACGAAATTCTCCGAAGCCATCGCCGAACACGGCCCTGATGCCGTCGCCTTCTACGTCTCCGGCCAGCTGCTGACCGAAGACTATTACGTCGCCAACAAGCTGATGAAGGGCTTTATCGGCACGGCCAATATCGACACCAATTCCCGCCTCTGCATGTCGTCTTCGGTCGCCGGCCATCGCCGCGCTTTCGGATCGGATACGGTCCCCGGCACCTATGAGGATCTCGAGCTTGCCGATCTCGTCATCCTGACCGGCTCGAACCTCGCCTGGTGCCATCCCGTTCTCTACCAGCGGCTCGCCGCCGCCAAGGCGGCCCGGCCAGGGATGAAGATCGTCGTGATCGATCCGCGCCGGACGATGACATGCGATATTGCCGATCTGCATCTGGCGATCCGTCCGGATGGCGATGTGGCGCTGTTTACCGGCCTGCTCGCGCATCTGGCGACCAGCCCGGCGATCGATCAGAATTATATCGGCGCCCATACGGTGGGCTTCGCCGAGGCCTTTGCCTCCGCGGCGGCTCTCAGCTGGGATGAACTCCTGGAGCGTACCGGCCTTCCCGCCATGCAGCTGCGCGAATTCTTCCGGCTGTTCGAGACGGTGCAGAAAACCATCACCTGCTACAGCCAAGGGGTCAATCAGTCGGCATCGGGCACCGACAAGGTCAATGCCATCCTGAACTGCCATCTGGCGACCGGGCGGATCGGCCGTCCCGGCATGGGACCGTTCTCGCTGACCGGTCAGCCGAACGCCATGGGCGGGCGCGAAGTCGGCGGGTTGGCCAATATGCTGGCCGCGCATATGGCAATCGAGAATGCTGGGGATCGCGACCGCGTGCAGCGCTTCTGGTCGTCGCCCGGCATTGCCGCCAAGCCCGGCCTGAAGGCGGTCGACATGTTCAGCGCTGTCGCCGAAGGCCGCATCAAGGCGCTCTGGATCATGGCGACCAATCCCGTCGTTTCCATGCCCGACGCCGATGCCGTCGAGGCTGCGATTGCCGCCTGCCCCTTCGTCGTCGTATCCGATATCGTTGGGAACACGGAAACGACGCGTCATGCCGATGTCCTCCTCCCCTCGCTCGGATGGGGCGAGAAGGATGGCACGGTGACCAATTCCGAGCGCCGCATCTCGCGCCAACGCCCCTTCCTGCCGGCTCCCGGCGAAGCGCGTGCCGACTGGTGGCAGCTTGCCGAAGTCGCACGGCGCATGGGCCATGGGGCGGCGTTCGGTTTTGCCGATCCGGCAGCGATCTTTGCCGAGCATGCCGCCCTCTCCGCCTTCGAAAATGAGGGCAGCCGCGATTTCGATATCGGCGCCTATGCCGGCATCGACGACGCAGCCTATCGGGCGCTGCACCCTTTCCAATGGCCAGCGTCTTTGGCCGAGACTCCCACTCCCCCCGGCGGCAAACGCTTCTTCGCCGATGGCGGCTTCTTCCATCCCGACCGGCGCGCCCGCTTCATTGCCGTCAACCTTCCGGAAACGGACAGGACGAACGCGGACTATCCGCTGACGCTGAACACCGGCCGCATCCGCGACCAGTGGCACACCATGACGCGCACCGGAAAGAGCGCCCGCCTTTCCGCCCATATCGCCGAACCCTTCGCCGAAATCCATCCGCGGGACGCCATCGAGCTCGGTATCCGCGGCGCCGGTCTGGTCGAGATCGAGAGCCCTCATGGCACGGCGGTCGTCCGCGCGCTGATCAGCGAGCGCCAGGCACGCGGCAGTATCTTCGTGCCTATGCATTGGAACGGGCAGTTCTCCGCCCGTGCCCGCATCGACGCGGCCGTGGCACCCGTTGTCGATCCCGTCTCCGGCCAGCCTGCCTCGAAGAACGTCGCCGTCAGGGCACGGCCGCTCAAGGCAGAGCACTACGGCTTTGCCGTTTCCGCCGCGAGGCCCGAGAACCTTGATTGCGATTACTGGGCTCTCGCGAAGGCCGAAGGCGGATGGCGGCTGGAATTCGCATCCTGCACCGGGATTTCCGACTGGGCGAACTGGTGTCGCAAGCATCTCGGCATTCCTGCTGGTGTCGAGCCACTCGGCTATTGCGACGGGGCGACCGGCGAAACGCGGCTTGCCTTCTTTGACGGCACGCGGCTGCTCGCCGCCCTCTTCGTCGCTCCCGAACCGGTCGCCGTTGCCCGGGCCTGGGCCGTGCAGCAGCTGACCGCCTCGCACGGCGATCTGCGCAAGCGCTTTGCGATCGCGGCCGGGCGGCCGGGAGCGGATCAGCCGGATCCCGGCGCCACCGTCTGCTCGTGCTTCGGCGTCGGCGTCAACCAGATCAGCGGCGCGATCCGCAATGGCTGTCATTCGGTCGAGGCGATCGGCAAGGCGCTCAATGCCGGCACCAATTGCGGTTCCTGCCGCGCCGAAATCCGCACCATCATCGACAGCTGCCTTGCTGCGGCCGCCGAGTAGCGGGCGGGCAATCACCGATCAGAAACTGTAGTTCCGTCTGCCCTCGCGAAGTGCTAAACCATGCGCATATAGGCGTATGATTTCGCTTTCTTTTTGCATTCCACGGGAGGATGGCGAGCGGATGGAAATTGCGGCCCCGAAGATCCAGCTGAATTACGGCGCCGAGCCGGGCATTCGCTTTGCGGTGCTACTCGACGGCAAGGGCGGCTGTCGCGAGATCGGTGCCTCCGGTCTGCGCGACTGGAAGCCTGCCGATGGCATTCTCTGGGTTCACCTGGAACGCGATCACGTTGCCGCGGCCGCCTGGGTTGCCGAGCGTGGCGGCCTAGATCCGCTGGTGACGGATGCCCTGCTGGAAGACGAATCCCGCCCGCGTGTCGAGCCTGTCGACGACGGTTTGCTGATCATCCTGCGCGGCGTCTGTGCGGCACCACCCGAAGAGGCCGAAGACGCGCCCGTCGATCTCGATCTCGTGCCGCTGCATGCCTGGGTCGATGAAAACCGCGTCGTCACGCTGCGAGACAGCGGGCACTACATCACGGCGCTGCGCGACATCCGACAGGCGCTGGAGAAGGGCAAGGGGCCCAAGCGCACCGGCGAGCTTCTGGCACTCGTCAGCGACAAGCTTGTCAGAGACTTGGAGCCCGTTCTTGACCAGATGGACGAGGAGGTCGACGAGCTCGATGAATTGATCTTCCACGGCGAAGCCGCCGAAGTGCGCGAACGGCTCAAGCTGCTGCGCCGCCGCGCCGTTCAGCTGCGCCGCTACCTCGCTCCGCAGCGTGACGCGCTGAACCGTATAGAGCACGACGATGCGCCCTGGCTTGCCGAGCGCGACAAGCTCCGGATGCGCGAGGTCATCGACAAGCTGATGCGCTTCATCGAATATCTCGACGCGATCCGCGACCGCACCGGCATCCTGCATGACGACCTTTCGACCGTGATCAGCGAGCGCATCGCCCGCAACTCCAACAGGCTTGCCGCCCTTGCGGCGCTGCTCCTGCCGCCGAGCGTGGTGGCCGGCCTTTTCGGGATGAATGTCGGCGGCATTCCCGGGGTCAACGACACCTGGGCCTTCATCATCATCGTCGCCTTTGTGGCGGCGACTTCGGTCGCCACGCTTTACGTGCTGAAGCGCATCAACTGGCTTTGAGTGCCGGGCGCGGAACCGGTGGGTGATGGACAGCGTTCTGTCCCAATTCCGCTCAGGGGGATTGAGATCATGCGTCGTCAAGCACGTCTTATTGCAGTTCTTGCCGGTCTCTGTGCAGCCGCTCCGGCCGCCGCCGACGAGGCGGGGTTCCTGCAGCCGCTGAGCGGCAGCTGGACAGGCACCGGCAAGGTGCTCAGAAAGATCGGCAGCTCGCCGATCAATGTTTCCTGCAAATTCAATATAGATGCGCCGGGAGCCTCGATCTCGATGCGAGGCAATTGCCGGGGCCTTCTGGTGGTCAACCGGGCGATCTCCGCAGACCTCGCGGCGCGCGGCACGCGCTATTCCGGCAATTATACCGGCCCGTCCGGCTCGCCGTCGCAGCTCTCGGGCAGCCGCCAGGGTGATGTGATCAATCTCGCTGTGCGTTGGGCGCGGCTCGTCAACGGCGACCGCAATGCCAACATGACGATCCGCAAGCGCGGCAACAGTCAGCTGCTGATCCAGACGATCGACAAGGATCCGGCGTCGGGCAAGTCGGTGACCACAAGCGAGATCAGCCTGCGCCGGCAGTGACGGTTCAGGCCGTGCGGCGCTTCTTCTGCTGCTCGGCCCGCGTTGCCGTAAGAGCCCGTGCCTGATGGCGCTGGACGAGCGCCGTCTGCACCGTTGCCTGGAAATCGAGAACGCGATCGCGCACGGCGTCTTCCGACAGGCCACACTGGCCGAGCTCGTCGGCCAGCCGGCGGCATTCGGCCTTCCAGAATGTCACGGCTGCCTCGCCATGCAGGTTATCGAGCGTCGCGGCGCAGCGGTCGACATCGCCCGCCTTGGTCACGTCACGCACGATCAAAAGTTCGCTGTTTTTGAGAGCGGCCAGAAGCGCCGCAGGAGAGGCATCCATCGAATCATCCCGTTTTGTCAGCACAATCGTTAGACCGGCGATGGTTAACGACTGCTTGCGCACAGGAAGACAGCGATTTCGATCGCCGGATTGACGGCGGCAAAATGCGCTTCCATTGTCGCGCTTCGCTCATGAAATGATTTGCAAGCCCGGAAAGATCATGAAGTTAGACGCCATCGACCTCAGAATTCTCGATGCGATTCAGCGGGATGGCCGCATTACCAAACTTGCTTTGGCAGAAAAGGCCGGCCTTTCGCCGACGCCTTGCTGGATGCGGCTGCGCAAGCTCGAGAAGGCAGGGATCGTCACCGGCTATCACGCACGCATCGCGCTGCGCAAAATCGCCCCGGTCGCCAGCGTCATGGTCGAGGTCACGCTTGCCAACCACCGGCAGAGCGATTTCGAGCGCTTCGAGCGGGCGATCGCCGGTATCCCCGAAATCGTCGGCTGCTGGTCCGTCGGCGGCGGGGTCGATTACTTCCTGCGGATCGCCGCCCCCGATATCGATGCCTACCAGCGGCTGATCGACGGGCTGCTCGACCGCGAGCTCGGGATCGAGCGCTATTTCACTTACATCGTCACCAAGACGGTCAAGGACGAGACCGTGCTGCCAGTCGCCGCTCTGGTACAGCCGGGCGAAACCTCGAACGACGCATAGAGAGATCATGCGGCCCGGCGCTCAGCCTTAGACAATCTCTCTGTTTGAAGCGCCCTCAAAGGACAAAATCTCGCCTCCTCCCGTGAAAGACTTCGGTGTCGGTAACGAGGAGACAGGACATGACCGCGGTTTTTGCCCGCCCCGATTTTCATCAGGCGCTTTCACGCCTCAAGGACAGGCATCTGCTGCGCGACCTCGCCTATTGCGATGGCCGCTGGACGTCCGCTGCCGATAACAAGAGCTTCGAGGTCACCGACCCGGCAAGCGGCGCGACCGTCGCCTGGGTCGCAAGCCTCGGCGCCGTTGAGACCACCGCGGCCATCGATGCCGCCTCACGAGCGCTCCCCGCCTGGCGCGGACTGCTGCCGCAGGACCGCGCCCGCATTCTCAGAAAATGGTACGATCTGATGCTCGCCGCCAAGGACGATCTGGCGCTGATCATGACGCTCGAGCAGGGCAAGCCGCTCGCCGAGTCTCTCGGAGAGATCGACTATGCCGCATCCTTCATCGAATGGTATGCCGAGGAAGGCAAACGGCTGAATGCCGAGAATGTCACCAGCCATCTTCCGGGCGCCGAAATGATCGTGCGCCGCGAGGCGCTCGGCGTCACCGCGATCGTCACCCCCTGGAATTTCCCCTCTGCCATGGTCACCCGCAAGGCGGCCGCGGCACTTGCAGCAGGCTGCACCGTCGTTGCCCACCCCTCCTCCGAAACGCCGCTCTCTGCACTGGCTCTCGCCGAACTCGGTGAGCGTGCCGGCATTCCCGCCGGCGTCTTCAACGTCGTTACCGGCGATGCCGCTGTTATCGTCGGGCGCCTCTGCGAGGACGACCGGGTGCGTGCCGTCAGCTTCACCGGCTCGACCGGTATAGGGCGGCTGATTGCGGCACAATGCGCGCCGACCATGAAGCGGCTGGTGATGGAACTCGGCGGCCACGCGCCGCTGATCATCTTCGAGGACGCCGATGTCGAGCAGGCCGTGAAGATCGCCATCGATGCCAAGTTCGCGACGTCGGGGCAGGATTGCCTCGCCGCCAACCGGATTTTCGTGCATCGCTCGATCGCCCCGCGTTTCGAACAGGCTTTCGCGTCGCGCATCCGCCAGCTGAAGGTCGGCGACGGCTTCTCGGCGGATGCGGAGATCGGTCCCCTCATGCATGAGCGGGCCGTCGCCAAGGTCGAGGAACAGGTCGAGGACGCCCTGAAGCGCGGCGCCAAGCTCATCACCGGCGGCAAGCGCCACAAGGCCGGCAAACTGTTCTACGAACCGACCCTGCTTTCGAACATTCCGGCTGACGCGCTGATCATGCGCGAAGAAACCTTCGGCCCGGTCGCTGGGATCACGGTCTTCGACAGCGAAGAGGAAGTCGTCGCCAAGGCGAACGATACCGAATACGGCCTCGTCGCCTATGTCGTGACCGCCAATGGCGCGCGCCAGATGCGGCTCGGCCGGGCGCTGGAATACGGCATGGTCGCCATCAACCGGGTGAAGATCACCGGCGGCCCGATCCCCTTCGGCGGCTGGAAGCAATCCGGCATCGGCCGCGAGGGCTCGCGCCACGGCATCGAGGCCTTCACCGAGCTCAAATATCTCTGCATCGACACTGCCGCGTAAGCGGCCCTCCCAATCCAGACATCAAGGACATCAGCCATGCTCGACAGAAGCAACGAACTCAACGCCTGGGACCGCGACCACTTCTTCCACCCCTCGACGCATATGGGCATGCATGCCCGCGGCGAGACGCCGACGCGCGTCATTTCCTCGGGTGAAGGCGCCTACATCACCGATACCAACGGACGCACCAGCCTGGATGCGTTCGCCGGTCTCTACTGCGTCAATGTCGGCTACGGCCGCCAGAAGATCGCCGATGCGATCGCCAACCAGGCGAAGAACCTCGCCTATTACCACGCCTATGTCGGCCACGGGACGGAAGCCTCGATCACGCTGTCGAAGATGATCATCGACCGGGCACCTGAAGGGATGAGCCGCGTCTATTTCGGCCTATCGGGTTCGGATGCCAATGAGACCAACATCAAGCTGATCTGGTACTACAACAACATCCTCGGCCGCCCGGAGAAGAAGAAGATCATCTCGCGCTGGCGCGGCTACCACGGCTCCGGCGTCATGACCGGCTCGCTGACCGGGCTCGAGCTCTTCCACAAGGCCTTCGACCTGCCGCGCGCACCGGTTCTGCATACGGAAGCACCCTATTACTTCCGCCGCCCCGACCGCTCGATGGATGAGGAGCAGTTCTCGCAATATTGCGCCGACAAGCTGGAAGAGATGATCCTTGCCGAAGGCCCGGATACGGTTGCCGCCTTCATCGGCGAGCCTATCCTCGGCACCGGCGGCATCGTGCCGCCGCCGAAGGGCTACTGGCAGAAGATCCAGGCGGTTCTCGACAAGTATGACGTGATGCTCGTCGCCGACGAAGTCGTCACCGGCTTCGGCCGCCTCGGCACCATGTTCGGCTCCGATCACTACGGCATGAAGCCAGGTCTCATCACCATCGCCAAGGGCCTCACCTCGGCCTACGCGCCGCTTTCCGGCACCATCGTTTCCGACAAGGTCTGGCAGGTGCTGGTCCAGGGTTCCGATCAGATGGGCGCGATCGGCCACGGCTGGACCTATGCGGCGCACCCGATCTGCGCGGCGGCCGGCATCGCCAATCTCGAACTGATCGACGAGCTCGATCTCGTGAAGAATGCCGGCGAGACCGGCGCGTACTTCCGCAGCGAACTCGCCAAGGCCGTCGGCTCTCACAAGCATGTCGGCGAAGTGCGCGGCGACGGCCTGATGGCGGCGATCGAATTCGTCGAGGACAAGGACGACCGCAAATTCTTCGACGTCTCCCGCAAGGTCGGCCCGCAGATTGCCGCCGCCCTTCTCGAGCGCGGCGTCATTGGCCGCGCTATGCCGCAGGGCGACATCCTGGGCTTCGCACCGCCGCTCTGCCTGACCCGCGAGGAGGCCGATATCGTCGTCAAGGCGGCAGCCGGCGCCATCGATACGGTCTTCAAGTCTCTCTGAGCTTGGCGGAGCCCGCGACGTGCGGGCTCCCCTTCGAGAGCGCGGAACCAACTGCGCTCTCGAAAGTTGCTTATTCAGAAGGGAGCACGAAGATGCTGACACTTGAAGAAGCAATGCTGGTATCTGCAGATCGCGTCGAGCACTGCCGCGGCGAAGTGGAACTTGACGCCGTCGATCTGATCGATCGTTTCGAGGCAGCCGGCTTTTCGCGCAAGGAAGTGCTGGTGGCGCTGACCGAGATCCTCACCGAGGAATTTTCCAACCTTCCCGACCTGCCGCGTTTCCATTGAGGGACTGGCCGGACAGTTCGTCAGGCGGTAGAACGTCCTGATGGACAGCCGCTTTCTCATCACCGGCCCCGATGATGCCGGAACCACCATTCTACTCGCCCACGGCGCGGGTGCGCCG encodes the following:
- a CDS encoding Lrp/AsnC family transcriptional regulator codes for the protein MKLDAIDLRILDAIQRDGRITKLALAEKAGLSPTPCWMRLRKLEKAGIVTGYHARIALRKIAPVASVMVEVTLANHRQSDFERFERAIAGIPEIVGCWSVGGGVDYFLRIAAPDIDAYQRLIDGLLDRELGIERYFTYIVTKTVKDETVLPVAALVQPGETSNDA
- a CDS encoding nitrate reductase, whose protein sequence is MPTETKTTCPYCGVGCGVIAKVDDTGSVSVRGDPDHPANFGRLCSKGSALAETIDLDGRLLHPEVNGARTSWNTALDLVATKFSEAIAEHGPDAVAFYVSGQLLTEDYYVANKLMKGFIGTANIDTNSRLCMSSSVAGHRRAFGSDTVPGTYEDLELADLVILTGSNLAWCHPVLYQRLAAAKAARPGMKIVVIDPRRTMTCDIADLHLAIRPDGDVALFTGLLAHLATSPAIDQNYIGAHTVGFAEAFASAAALSWDELLERTGLPAMQLREFFRLFETVQKTITCYSQGVNQSASGTDKVNAILNCHLATGRIGRPGMGPFSLTGQPNAMGGREVGGLANMLAAHMAIENAGDRDRVQRFWSSPGIAAKPGLKAVDMFSAVAEGRIKALWIMATNPVVSMPDADAVEAAIAACPFVVVSDIVGNTETTRHADVLLPSLGWGEKDGTVTNSERRISRQRPFLPAPGEARADWWQLAEVARRMGHGAAFGFADPAAIFAEHAALSAFENEGSRDFDIGAYAGIDDAAYRALHPFQWPASLAETPTPPGGKRFFADGGFFHPDRRARFIAVNLPETDRTNADYPLTLNTGRIRDQWHTMTRTGKSARLSAHIAEPFAEIHPRDAIELGIRGAGLVEIESPHGTAVVRALISERQARGSIFVPMHWNGQFSARARIDAAVAPVVDPVSGQPASKNVAVRARPLKAEHYGFAVSAARPENLDCDYWALAKAEGGWRLEFASCTGISDWANWCRKHLGIPAGVEPLGYCDGATGETRLAFFDGTRLLAALFVAPEPVAVARAWAVQQLTASHGDLRKRFAIAAGRPGADQPDPGATVCSCFGVGVNQISGAIRNGCHSVEAIGKALNAGTNCGSCRAEIRTIIDSCLAAAAE
- a CDS encoding CorA family divalent cation transporter, with product MEIAAPKIQLNYGAEPGIRFAVLLDGKGGCREIGASGLRDWKPADGILWVHLERDHVAAAAWVAERGGLDPLVTDALLEDESRPRVEPVDDGLLIILRGVCAAPPEEAEDAPVDLDLVPLHAWVDENRVVTLRDSGHYITALRDIRQALEKGKGPKRTGELLALVSDKLVRDLEPVLDQMDEEVDELDELIFHGEAAEVRERLKLLRRRAVQLRRYLAPQRDALNRIEHDDAPWLAERDKLRMREVIDKLMRFIEYLDAIRDRTGILHDDLSTVISERIARNSNRLAALAALLLPPSVVAGLFGMNVGGIPGVNDTWAFIIIVAFVAATSVATLYVLKRINWL
- a CDS encoding DUF6074 family protein, which encodes MDASPAALLAALKNSELLIVRDVTKAGDVDRCAATLDNLHGEAAVTFWKAECRRLADELGQCGLSEDAVRDRVLDFQATVQTALVQRHQARALTATRAEQQKKRRTA
- the nirB gene encoding nitrite reductase large subunit NirB, which translates into the protein MTEKLVIIGNGMAPGRMLEHLFEQAPGRYAVTIFNAEPRVNYDRIMLSPVLSGEKTYEQIVIHGDGWYIDHGITLYKGHKIVAIDRTVKTVTSDHGVTESYDKLVIATGSVPFIIPVPGKDLPGVITYRDLDDVQAMLLAAQSREKAVVIGGGLLGLEAAAGLAQRGMDVTVLHVMPTLMERQLDPAAGYLLQKAVEERGIKVICKANTKAIVGDGKVEGIELDNGTIIPATLVVMAVGIRPNVNLAKDAGLAVNRGIVVDAGMQTSDGDIYSVGECAEVGGMVYGLVAPLYEMARVAASHLAGDSKPAFVHSDTPTKLKVTGIELFSLGDFADGDDREEIVLRDATAGVYKRLVIKENRIIGTVLYGETADGAWFNDLKKKATDISQMRDTLIFGQAYQGGSPLDPMAAVAALPDDAEICGCNGVCKGKITSTISAKGLTSLDDVRAHTKASASCGSCTGLVEQLMSLTLGDAYNPAAVTPMCTCTELGHDDVRRLIKAKKLKTIPAVMQELEWKTSCGCAKCRPALNYYLVADWPDEYADDYQSRFINERVHANIQKDGTYSVVPRMWGGVTNANELRAIADVIDKFEIPMVKVTGGQRIDLLGIEKEDLPAVWADLGKAGFISGQAYAKGLRTVKTCVGSDWCRFGTQDSTGLGIRIEKFMWGSWTPAKLKLAVSGCPRNCAEATCKDIGVICVDSGFEIHFAGAAGLDIKGTEVLGLVKTEDEALEHIVALTQMYREQGRYLERIYKWAKRIGLDEIRRQIMEDTEKRTGYYERFVFSQKFAQVDPWSERVSGKDKHEFKPMATVGFSEAAE
- a CDS encoding ABC transporter ATP-binding protein, whose product is MTAYLKLDHIDKHFDRGGVRAEVLKGINLTIAKGEFVSIIGHSGCGKSTLLNLIAGLTPVSSGAVLLENREVNAPGPERAVVFQNHSLLPWLSVYENVNLAVSKVFGGSKTKAERHDWVMANLDLVQMAHAKDKRPAEISGGMKQRVGIARALAMEPKILLLDEPFGALDALTRAHLQDAVMEIHARLGNTMVMITHDVDEAVLLSDRIVMMTNGPAAKIGEVLDVPIPRPRNRIELASDRTYLKCREAVLKFLYERHRFVEAAE
- the nirD gene encoding nitrite reductase small subunit NirD is translated as MDMNWISIGDISDIPLRGARCVKTPQGKIAVFRTAENEVFAIEDHCPHKGGPLSQGIVHGKAVTCPLHNWVISLETGKALGADDGVVRTIPVRNEDGALFIAFESLMMAAE